The following proteins come from a genomic window of Gottfriedia acidiceleris:
- the recX gene encoding recombination regulator RecX — protein MSIITKIQVQKLNKERFNIYTDSGNGEEYSFSVDADTLVKFNIKKGQSFEPFELEEILNADQLRKAYLSSIVYLSRMMRTKKEIEQYLTKQEFLIDTIQTTIIRLVEEGYINEEKYAESYVRTSINTTLKGPTIIKNELLAKGIHNSVIEKSLILFSKDKQIQHALSLCQKKVSALSKYSTNQKKTKLEELLRRKGYSANIASIAIEETQYESEEDDELEALLIHARKAKKKYEKLSGWEYTQKMKTVLFRKGFPIDLIEKAILILEEEELN, from the coding sequence ATGTCTATAATAACAAAAATTCAAGTTCAAAAATTAAATAAAGAACGATTTAATATTTACACAGATAGTGGTAATGGTGAAGAGTATTCATTTAGTGTAGATGCTGATACTCTTGTTAAATTTAACATAAAAAAGGGTCAATCATTTGAGCCATTTGAACTAGAAGAGATATTAAATGCCGATCAACTTAGAAAGGCATATCTTTCTAGCATTGTTTATTTATCGAGAATGATGAGAACAAAAAAAGAAATAGAACAATATTTAACAAAGCAAGAATTCTTAATTGATACAATACAAACTACAATTATCCGACTTGTCGAAGAAGGGTATATTAATGAAGAAAAATACGCTGAAAGTTATGTCCGTACGTCTATTAATACGACATTGAAGGGACCAACGATCATTAAGAATGAATTACTAGCAAAAGGTATTCACAATTCTGTAATAGAGAAAAGCTTAATTTTATTTTCAAAAGATAAACAAATTCAACATGCTCTTTCACTGTGTCAAAAAAAGGTTTCTGCACTTTCGAAGTACTCAACAAATCAAAAAAAGACAAAGCTTGAAGAACTGTTGAGAAGAAAAGGATATTCTGCTAACATCGCTTCGATTGCAATTGAAGAAACACAATATGAAAGTGAAGAAGATGATGAATTAGAAGCTCTATTAATACATGCTAGAAAAGCGAAAAAGAAATATGAAAAATTAAGTGGCTGGGAATATACTCAAAAAATGAAAACAGTATTATTTCGTAAAGGTTTCCCAATTGATTTAATTGAAAAAGCAATATTAATTTTAGAAGAGGAAGAACTAAATTAA